One Pseudodesulfovibrio cashew DNA window includes the following coding sequences:
- a CDS encoding GNAT family N-acetyltransferase encodes MNNDIIYGPLPPEREAEAVALVRSVFDTAVAPGYGEQGRATFHDYVTQLAFSQRSQGAFALTAEQGGKVIGVIEVLDTGHVALLFVSPDRQGLGVGGELMRRAVAHCRRSSGAPTQFTVNASPNAVPAYERMGFAATNTEQELNGVRFVPMTMPLSPPATS; translated from the coding sequence ATGAATAATGACATTATCTACGGCCCCCTGCCCCCGGAACGGGAAGCTGAGGCCGTGGCCCTGGTCCGATCCGTGTTCGACACGGCCGTGGCTCCAGGCTACGGCGAACAGGGACGCGCCACCTTTCACGACTATGTGACCCAGCTCGCCTTTTCGCAGCGCAGCCAGGGAGCCTTTGCCCTGACCGCCGAACAGGGCGGAAAAGTCATCGGCGTTATCGAGGTGCTGGACACCGGCCACGTGGCCCTGCTCTTTGTTTCACCCGACAGGCAAGGCCTGGGCGTGGGCGGCGAGCTTATGCGCCGCGCAGTGGCGCACTGCCGCCGAAGCAGCGGAGCCCCCACCCAATTCACGGTCAATGCCTCGCCCAACGCCGTGCCCGCCTACGAGCGCATGGGCTTTGCCGCCACCAATACGGAGCAGGAACTCAACGGCGTCCGCTTCGTGCCCATGACCATGCCGCTCTCGCCTCCGGCAACATCCTGA
- a CDS encoding SIR2 family NAD-dependent protein deacylase produces MQAELEMVKALLGGSKRVVALTGAGVSAESGVPTFRGRDGLWRNHRPEDLARPDAFKAHPELVWEFYNWRRELVAGCKPNAAHYALAELERQVPNFLLITQNVDGLHAEAGSVKLMEMHGSLWRVRCTKCTHAREERDPLPPLPECPVCGHLLRPGVVWFGEPLVPGVLKVTIDQITKAEIFLSIGTSSLVQPAASFPQLAKDHGAVTVEINPDPTPISGLFDFALHGKAGEVLSELITGLDD; encoded by the coding sequence ATGCAAGCTGAACTGGAAATGGTCAAGGCGCTGCTCGGAGGCAGCAAACGGGTGGTGGCGCTCACGGGCGCAGGCGTGTCCGCCGAGAGCGGCGTGCCCACCTTTCGCGGCCGGGACGGCCTGTGGAGGAATCACCGGCCCGAGGACCTGGCACGACCGGACGCCTTCAAAGCCCATCCGGAGCTGGTCTGGGAGTTCTACAACTGGCGGCGCGAACTGGTTGCCGGATGCAAGCCCAACGCCGCCCACTACGCCCTTGCCGAACTGGAGCGACAGGTCCCGAACTTCCTGCTGATCACCCAGAACGTGGACGGGCTGCACGCCGAAGCGGGCAGCGTCAAGCTCATGGAGATGCACGGTTCCCTGTGGAGGGTGCGCTGCACCAAATGCACCCATGCCCGCGAGGAACGCGACCCCCTGCCCCCGCTGCCGGAGTGCCCGGTCTGCGGCCATCTGCTCCGCCCGGGCGTTGTCTGGTTCGGCGAACCGCTGGTCCCCGGCGTGCTCAAGGTAACCATCGACCAGATCACCAAGGCGGAAATTTTTCTCTCCATCGGCACCTCCAGCCTGGTCCAGCCTGCGGCTTCCTTTCCGCAACTGGCCAAGGACCACGGCGCGGTCACCGTGGAGATCAACCCGGACCCGACCCCCATCTCCGGGCTGTTCGATTTCGCCTTGCATGGCAAGGCGGGCGAGGTCCTGTCCGAACTGATCACCGGCCTCGACGACTGA
- a CDS encoding META domain-containing protein produces MFVRRALDAAFLSCVLLTLLLAAGCGTGETPPVDPEVVRKELIGKVWHCESMFGRPILGDDKPTLEFLADGTVKGNGGCNDYSGTYALAAESLSFGPMTQTKKACGAALGDQEFTYITSLGKVNKLKVDGGELLLFGEQAIEPMKFTKSGGGLFW; encoded by the coding sequence ATGTTTGTACGCCGCGCCCTCGACGCCGCCTTTTTGTCCTGCGTTCTGCTGACCCTGCTGCTCGCCGCCGGATGCGGCACCGGCGAGACCCCGCCGGTGGACCCCGAAGTGGTCAGGAAGGAATTGATAGGTAAGGTCTGGCACTGCGAATCCATGTTCGGACGGCCCATCCTCGGCGACGACAAGCCCACCCTGGAGTTTCTGGCCGACGGCACGGTAAAGGGCAACGGCGGCTGCAACGACTACAGCGGGACATACGCCCTGGCTGCGGAGAGTCTCTCCTTTGGCCCCATGACCCAGACCAAGAAGGCCTGCGGCGCCGCACTCGGCGACCAGGAGTTCACCTACATCACCTCACTGGGCAAGGTGAACAAGCTCAAGGTCGACGGCGGCGAACTGCTGCTGTTCGGTGAACAGGCCATTGAGCCCATGAAGTTCACCAAGAGCGGCGGCGGACTCTTCTGGTAA
- a CDS encoding DMT family transporter translates to MVGYLYLAIAIVAEVVATTAMQASEGFTRLAPAIVVVIGYAIAFYFLSLVLKSIPVGIAYAIWAGLGIVLIGIAGAVVYKQVPDVPAMIGMGLIVAGVAVINLFSGTTGH, encoded by the coding sequence ATAGTGGGATATCTTTATCTGGCCATAGCCATCGTGGCGGAAGTCGTCGCCACCACCGCCATGCAGGCCTCCGAGGGCTTTACCCGACTCGCTCCGGCTATTGTGGTGGTGATTGGGTACGCCATCGCCTTCTATTTCCTCTCGCTGGTGCTCAAGTCCATCCCGGTGGGCATCGCCTATGCCATCTGGGCCGGGCTCGGGATTGTGCTTATCGGCATCGCCGGAGCCGTAGTCTACAAACAGGTGCCGGATGTCCCGGCCATGATCGGCATGGGGCTTATTGTTGCGGGGGTGGCGGTCATCAATCTGTTCTCCGGGACCACCGGTCACTAG
- a CDS encoding HyaD/HybD family hydrogenase maturation endopeptidase: protein MSENNTRILILGVGNILYTDEGFGVRVAEELEQRYEFSPNVTVLDGGTLGSKLIGPIMEADYLIVVDIVLNEGKPGDVFRLLGDDLEKACAFKNSMHQTDLLDTLAQCSLMGEVPDEVILYGIEPVNYHDMSPALSPELEAKLPEVMDVVLKEVEQAGGSYSLRTDTNPAQEKIYVPRDTSQNS from the coding sequence ATGTCTGAAAACAACACACGCATCCTGATTCTCGGCGTGGGCAATATCCTCTACACGGACGAGGGCTTCGGCGTCCGGGTGGCCGAGGAACTGGAACAACGCTACGAATTTTCCCCCAATGTCACGGTGCTGGACGGCGGCACGCTCGGCTCCAAACTGATCGGCCCGATCATGGAAGCGGACTACCTGATCGTCGTGGACATCGTGCTCAACGAAGGCAAGCCCGGAGACGTCTTCCGCCTGCTTGGCGACGACCTCGAAAAGGCCTGTGCCTTCAAGAACTCCATGCACCAGACCGACCTGCTCGACACCCTGGCTCAGTGCAGCCTCATGGGTGAGGTCCCGGACGAGGTCATCCTCTACGGCATCGAGCCGGTCAACTACCACGACATGTCCCCGGCACTGTCTCCCGAACTGGAGGCCAAGCTGCCCGAAGTCATGGATGTGGTCCTCAAGGAAGTGGAACAAGCAGGAGGAAGCTACTCCCTCCGTACGGATACCAACCCCGCCCAGGAGAAGATCTATGTGCCTCGCGATACCAGCCAAAATTCTTGA
- a CDS encoding HypC/HybG/HupF family hydrogenase formation chaperone, translating into MCLAIPAKILEIDDGVATCQVGEGDTTVQASIMLLDEEVVLGDYIIIHAGFALRRLDPKEAEETLKILRDMVELMGGENYEHEML; encoded by the coding sequence ATGTGCCTCGCGATACCAGCCAAAATTCTTGAAATCGATGACGGCGTCGCCACCTGCCAGGTGGGTGAAGGCGACACCACGGTTCAGGCGTCCATCATGCTCCTGGACGAGGAAGTGGTCCTGGGCGACTACATCATCATTCACGCCGGGTTCGCCCTGCGCCGCCTTGACCCCAAGGAGGCCGAGGAGACGCTCAAGATTCTGCGCGACATGGTCGAGCTCATGGGCGGTGAGAACTACGAGCACGAAATGCTATAA
- a CDS encoding metal ABC transporter permease produces the protein MMDLLHFEFMRNALMAGLLASLICGIIGTLVVVNRIVFISGGIAHASYGGVGLAFFLGLPVLPVTTAFTLAAALLMAMVTLHARERADTVIGVMWAAGMALGIILLDFTPGYNVDLMSYLFGSILAVPRSDLWLMAGLACLVFVLVMAFFRGFLVMAFDEEFARSRGVPVDFLYCLLIALIGLSVVMIIRVVGLILVIALLTIPPFIAERRARSLGSMMAVSTVLSALFTVIGLIVSYMADITSGASIIGVASLGFFLSFLVPGKSR, from the coding sequence ATGATGGACCTCCTCCACTTCGAATTCATGCGCAACGCGCTCATGGCGGGCCTGCTGGCCAGCCTCATATGCGGCATCATCGGCACACTGGTGGTGGTCAACCGGATCGTGTTCATCTCCGGCGGCATCGCCCACGCCTCCTACGGTGGGGTCGGCCTGGCGTTCTTCCTCGGCCTTCCCGTGCTGCCCGTGACCACGGCCTTCACCCTTGCCGCCGCACTGCTCATGGCCATGGTCACCCTGCACGCCAGGGAGCGAGCAGACACGGTCATCGGCGTCATGTGGGCGGCGGGCATGGCGCTGGGCATCATCCTCCTCGACTTCACGCCGGGCTACAACGTGGACCTGATGAGCTACCTCTTCGGCTCCATACTGGCCGTGCCCCGGAGCGACCTGTGGCTCATGGCCGGGCTGGCCTGCCTTGTCTTCGTGCTGGTCATGGCCTTTTTCCGGGGCTTTCTGGTCATGGCCTTTGACGAGGAGTTCGCCCGGAGCCGAGGCGTTCCCGTAGATTTTCTCTACTGCCTGCTCATCGCCCTGATCGGCCTGTCCGTGGTCATGATCATCCGGGTGGTCGGGCTGATCCTGGTCATCGCCCTGCTGACCATCCCGCCCTTCATAGCCGAGCGAAGGGCCCGTTCACTGGGCTCCATGATGGCCGTGTCCACAGTGCTGAGCGCCCTGTTCACGGTCATCGGGCTGATCGTCTCCTACATGGCCGACATCACCTCGGGCGCGTCCATCATCGGCGTGGCATCCCTGGGCTTTTTCCTCTCCTTCCTTGTTCCCGGCAAATCGCGCTGA
- the icd gene encoding NADP-dependent isocitrate dehydrogenase produces the protein MADKKVYYIEGDGVGAEVWKAGMPVLNAAVEKAYGGANKLDWVELLAGEKGFAETGEHLPKATMDALAGAELAMKGPLNTPVGKGFRSLNVTLRQVFDLYACIRPIKYFEGIESPVKRPDLVDMTIFRENTEDVYAGIEYQSGSPEAKKLIEFLVDELGAKIDITAGVGIKPITPAGSKRLVKKALDFAIAQGKPSVTLVHKGNIMKTTEGGFRAWGYELADEEYKGRVVREGEEGEGVIIKDRIADAMFQNVLMYPEQYSVIATTNLNGDYISDALAAQVGGLGLAPGVNMGDNLAFFEPTHGTAPTIAGKDMANPGSLILSGTMMLEHIGWHEAAKLIHDAVEGALADKKVTVDLASQISGSTEVGCQAFGEILLKKITDA, from the coding sequence TTGGCTGATAAGAAAGTATATTATATCGAAGGTGACGGCGTCGGAGCCGAGGTCTGGAAGGCTGGCATGCCCGTTCTGAACGCGGCAGTGGAAAAGGCCTACGGCGGCGCAAACAAGCTGGACTGGGTCGAACTGCTGGCCGGTGAAAAGGGCTTTGCCGAGACCGGCGAGCACCTGCCCAAGGCCACCATGGACGCTCTGGCCGGTGCCGAGCTGGCCATGAAGGGCCCCCTGAATACTCCGGTTGGCAAGGGCTTCCGCAGCCTCAACGTCACCCTGCGCCAGGTTTTCGATCTCTATGCCTGCATCCGTCCGATCAAATATTTCGAGGGCATCGAGTCCCCGGTCAAGCGTCCCGACCTGGTGGACATGACTATCTTCCGCGAGAACACCGAGGACGTGTACGCGGGCATCGAGTATCAGTCCGGTTCCCCGGAAGCCAAGAAGCTGATCGAGTTCCTCGTGGACGAGCTGGGCGCCAAGATCGACATCACCGCCGGCGTAGGCATCAAGCCCATCACCCCGGCCGGTTCCAAGCGTCTGGTCAAGAAGGCCCTGGACTTCGCCATCGCCCAGGGCAAGCCCTCGGTTACCCTGGTGCACAAGGGCAACATCATGAAGACCACCGAAGGCGGCTTCCGCGCCTGGGGTTACGAACTGGCCGATGAGGAATACAAGGGCCGCGTCGTGCGCGAAGGCGAGGAAGGCGAAGGCGTGATCATCAAGGATCGCATCGCCGACGCCATGTTCCAGAACGTGCTCATGTACCCCGAACAGTACTCGGTCATCGCCACCACCAACCTGAACGGCGACTACATCTCCGACGCCCTGGCCGCGCAGGTGGGTGGACTCGGCCTGGCTCCCGGCGTGAACATGGGCGACAACCTCGCCTTCTTCGAGCCGACCCACGGCACGGCCCCGACCATCGCGGGCAAGGACATGGCCAACCCCGGCTCCCTGATCCTGTCCGGCACCATGATGCTGGAGCACATCGGTTGGCACGAGGCCGCCAAGCTCATTCACGACGCCGTGGAGGGCGCGCTGGCCGACAAGAAGGTCACCGTGGACCTCGCCTCCCAGATCAGCGGCTCCACCGAGGTGGGCTGCCAGGCCTTCGGCGAAATCCTGCTGAAGAAGATCACCGACGCCTAA
- a CDS encoding TrpB-like pyridoxal phosphate-dependent enzyme: protein MTKRIFLPQDQMPTQWYNPMPDLPTPLAPPLNPATMQPLSPEDLAPIFPNSLIAQEMSPDRFIDIPQEVLDVYKIWRPSPLVRADKLEKAIGAKCKIYYKDESGSPAGSHKPNTSVPQAYYNKMEGVERLATETGAGQWGTALSFACAQYDMECVVYMVKVSYEQKPYRKMIINTYGGTIYPSPSEQTRTGREMLAKDPDCKGSLGLAISEAVEDAATHDNTKYALGSVLNHVLIHQTITGLEVKKQLEIAGEKVTHLVGCVGGGSNFGGLVLPFLPEKLAGDPVRFIPVEPKACPTLTRGEYRYDFGDMARLTPLVKMHTLGHDFMPAPIHAGGLRYHGDAPIVCNIVEEGLCEPVAYFQTECFEAAKLFMQTEGFLPAPETSHAIKGAIEAAKTAGPDDVIVFLYSGHGMLDLASYDAFNQGLLTNFELPQRDIEEALKACPKID, encoded by the coding sequence ATGACCAAACGAATCTTTCTACCGCAGGACCAGATGCCCACGCAGTGGTACAATCCCATGCCGGACCTGCCCACCCCCCTTGCGCCGCCCCTCAACCCGGCGACCATGCAACCCCTCTCACCCGAAGACCTGGCCCCCATCTTTCCGAACTCGCTTATCGCCCAGGAGATGAGCCCGGACCGTTTCATCGACATCCCGCAGGAGGTCCTCGACGTCTACAAGATCTGGCGTCCCTCCCCGCTGGTCCGCGCCGACAAGCTGGAAAAGGCCATCGGCGCCAAGTGCAAGATCTACTACAAGGACGAGTCCGGCTCTCCCGCCGGGTCGCACAAGCCCAACACCTCCGTACCCCAGGCCTATTACAACAAGATGGAAGGCGTGGAGCGACTGGCCACCGAGACCGGCGCTGGCCAGTGGGGCACCGCCCTCTCCTTTGCCTGCGCCCAGTACGACATGGAATGCGTGGTCTACATGGTCAAGGTCTCCTACGAGCAGAAGCCCTACCGCAAGATGATCATCAACACCTACGGCGGCACCATCTACCCCTCCCCGTCCGAGCAGACCCGCACCGGACGCGAGATGCTGGCCAAGGACCCGGACTGCAAGGGCTCCCTGGGCCTGGCCATCTCCGAGGCCGTGGAGGACGCCGCCACCCATGACAACACCAAATACGCTCTGGGCTCGGTGCTCAACCACGTGCTTATCCACCAGACCATCACCGGCCTGGAGGTCAAGAAACAGCTCGAAATCGCGGGTGAAAAAGTCACCCATCTGGTGGGCTGCGTGGGCGGCGGTTCCAACTTCGGCGGCCTGGTCCTGCCCTTCCTGCCCGAGAAACTCGCCGGAGATCCGGTCAGGTTCATCCCGGTGGAGCCCAAGGCCTGCCCGACCCTGACCCGAGGCGAGTACCGCTACGACTTCGGCGACATGGCCCGCCTGACCCCGCTGGTCAAGATGCATACCCTCGGCCACGACTTCATGCCCGCACCCATCCACGCGGGCGGCCTGCGCTACCACGGCGACGCGCCCATCGTCTGCAACATCGTCGAGGAAGGGCTCTGCGAACCCGTGGCCTACTTCCAGACCGAGTGCTTCGAGGCCGCCAAGCTCTTCATGCAGACCGAAGGATTCCTGCCCGCGCCCGAGACCTCCCACGCCATCAAGGGAGCCATTGAGGCCGCCAAGACCGCCGGACCGGACGACGTCATCGTCTTCCTCTACTCCGGCCACGGCATGCTCGACCTCGCGTCCTACGACGCCTTCAACCAGGGCCTGCTGACCAACTTCGAACTGCCCCAGCGCGACATCGAAGAAGCCCTCAAAGCCTGCCCCAAGATTGATTAA
- a CDS encoding rhomboid family intramembrane serine protease encodes MIMRTPWFVSHLIPPNPAAFKAKPVCTRPILPYHALMPITPPSTSFLRRTFRPQWVDLAPRVLNAAPEDPGLDLPTARLWALVLASRHIPCRERTRSEIEGGGHTVQVRQWFADRAEEEIRLYLEENKPDGRAVVLPDLRPVGGLEPTVFAMAALVLFHWICSRTYPSLALHPSTWLDLGSCEARRVLAGEWWRIFTGLTLHGDIAHVMGNALIGGVFVWLAARRLGSGLAWVLVLLGGGLGNLLNAMAHGAPHNSIGFSTASFAAAGLLAGIAGFRVGGGLHGLGDGPLPRRIVRFLGSALLPVAAGLGLLAMLGAGEDTDLGAHLFGFASGLGIGITTGLIATRLGLPSPRKDKALLTVASAMPVLAWFAAWLA; translated from the coding sequence ATGATCATGCGGACTCCATGGTTTGTTTCCCACCTCATACCGCCCAACCCCGCCGCCTTCAAGGCGAAACCGGTTTGCACCCGGCCGATTTTGCCCTACCATGCCCTCATGCCGATCACCCCTCCCAGCACAAGCTTTCTGCGCCGCACCTTCCGACCGCAATGGGTGGACCTTGCGCCGCGCGTGCTGAACGCCGCCCCCGAGGACCCAGGGCTGGACCTGCCGACCGCCCGGCTCTGGGCATTGGTCCTGGCCTCGCGCCACATTCCCTGCCGGGAGCGCACCCGCTCCGAGATCGAGGGAGGCGGACACACCGTCCAGGTGAGGCAGTGGTTCGCGGACCGCGCCGAGGAGGAGATCCGCCTCTACCTGGAAGAGAACAAACCTGACGGACGCGCCGTGGTCCTGCCCGACCTTCGCCCCGTGGGCGGCCTGGAGCCCACCGTGTTCGCCATGGCCGCGCTGGTCCTCTTTCACTGGATTTGCAGCCGGACCTATCCGTCGCTGGCCCTGCACCCCTCCACCTGGCTCGACCTGGGGAGCTGCGAGGCCCGGCGTGTATTGGCAGGCGAATGGTGGCGCATCTTCACCGGGCTGACCCTGCACGGGGACATCGCCCACGTCATGGGCAACGCGCTCATCGGCGGGGTCTTCGTCTGGCTCGCAGCCCGACGACTCGGCTCGGGGCTGGCCTGGGTCCTGGTCCTGCTCGGCGGCGGCCTGGGCAACCTGCTCAACGCCATGGCCCACGGCGCGCCGCACAACTCCATAGGTTTCTCCACTGCCTCCTTCGCCGCCGCAGGCCTGCTCGCGGGCATCGCCGGTTTCCGCGTGGGAGGCGGACTGCACGGCCTGGGCGACGGCCCCCTGCCCCGCCGCATAGTCCGCTTTCTCGGCTCGGCCCTGCTGCCGGTGGCCGCCGGGCTGGGGCTTCTGGCCATGCTCGGCGCGGGCGAGGACACTGACCTGGGTGCGCACCTGTTCGGCTTTGCCTCGGGCCTCGGCATCGGGATCACGACCGGCCTGATCGCCACCCGCCTCGGGCTGCCTTCCCCCCGCAAGGACAAGGCGCTCCTGACCGTGGCCTCGGCCATGCCCGTCCTCGCTTGGTTTGCGGCCTGGTTGGCATAA
- a CDS encoding metal ABC transporter ATP-binding protein — translation MVEPAVFIKDVTLSLGGVPILEDVSLTVEHGDFMAVLGPNGGGKSTLLKLMLGLLKADRGTVKVLGLPPGEAGGRIGYLPQYTYVSTSFPVTVLDAVHMGTVRPGFSGIARRRQRQDELDNARQALERVNMLQHEKRRLAGLSGGQKQRVFIARALASGPELLLLDEPTASVDSSSRNSLFSLLTELNEEMTVIMVSHDISALASGVKSVACVNRNLHFHNSPQITREMYQSSYGAPEGECCPMDLVTHGKVPHRVLAEHPGPREEDDE, via the coding sequence GTGGTTGAACCAGCGGTTTTCATCAAGGACGTAACCCTGTCCCTGGGCGGGGTGCCCATTCTGGAGGATGTCTCCCTGACAGTGGAGCATGGCGATTTCATGGCCGTGCTCGGTCCCAACGGGGGCGGCAAGTCCACCCTGCTCAAGCTCATGCTCGGACTGCTCAAGGCAGACCGGGGCACGGTCAAGGTGCTGGGTCTCCCGCCGGGTGAAGCGGGCGGGCGCATCGGCTACCTGCCGCAGTATACTTACGTCTCCACATCCTTTCCCGTGACGGTGCTGGACGCCGTCCACATGGGGACCGTCCGTCCCGGATTCAGCGGCATCGCGCGCCGAAGGCAAAGACAGGACGAGTTGGACAACGCCCGCCAGGCCCTTGAGCGCGTCAACATGCTCCAACACGAGAAACGACGGCTGGCAGGACTCTCCGGCGGCCAGAAGCAGCGCGTGTTCATCGCCCGCGCCCTGGCCAGCGGCCCGGAACTCCTCCTGCTGGACGAGCCCACGGCCAGCGTGGACTCCTCCAGCCGCAACTCACTTTTCTCCCTGCTCACCGAACTCAACGAGGAGATGACCGTGATCATGGTCAGCCACGACATTTCGGCGCTGGCCTCCGGGGTCAAATCCGTGGCCTGCGTAAACCGCAACCTCCACTTCCACAACTCTCCGCAGATAACCAGGGAGATGTATCAGAGCAGCTACGGCGCGCCGGAAGGAGAATGCTGCCCCATGGACCTGGTTACCCACGGCAAGGTGCCGCACCGGGTCCTGGCAGAGCACCCCGGCCCCAGAGAGGAGGACGACGAATGA
- a CDS encoding glycoside hydrolase family 3 protein, with product MIIRFILTLLVVTCLSIPARADDLDVMIGQMLMAGFRGYTVDDDSTIMRDIRERHLGGVILFDRDMTAWLDKGRNIKDPAQVKGLITKLKSAAHIPLLVAVDQEGGRVQRLKETYGFTPTPSAQELGAGPDEGVSAAADVVGRTLQEAGFNLDFAPVADVNVNPESPAIGALGRSFSADPDRVAECDGLFLRGLASHGVLGCLKHFPGHGSAGTDSHKGVTDVTATWSKDELTPYRKLIGKGAAKVIMTAHIFNARLDPVYPATLSRKVIGGLLRGELGFDGVVITDDMDMGAITEMYGREEAVRLAIEAGADILLFGNNLRFDPDVVRKAHAIIRRLVDTGAIPRERIELSYSRIMSLKAFLN from the coding sequence ATGATCATCCGTTTTATCCTCACCCTGCTCGTTGTTACCTGTCTCTCCATCCCGGCCCGTGCCGACGATCTCGACGTCATGATCGGGCAGATGCTCATGGCCGGGTTCCGGGGCTATACGGTGGACGACGATTCCACCATCATGCGCGACATCCGCGAACGCCATCTGGGCGGGGTCATCCTGTTCGACCGCGACATGACCGCCTGGCTCGACAAGGGGCGCAACATCAAGGACCCGGCGCAGGTCAAGGGGCTGATCACCAAGCTGAAGTCGGCGGCGCACATCCCGCTGCTGGTGGCCGTGGACCAGGAGGGGGGGCGCGTTCAGCGCCTCAAGGAGACCTATGGCTTTACGCCGACGCCTTCGGCACAGGAGCTGGGGGCCGGGCCGGATGAGGGAGTGTCGGCCGCTGCGGACGTGGTCGGGCGCACCCTTCAGGAAGCGGGCTTCAATCTTGATTTTGCGCCGGTGGCGGACGTGAACGTCAACCCGGAGAGCCCGGCCATCGGGGCGCTGGGCAGGAGCTTTTCCGCCGATCCCGACAGGGTGGCCGAGTGCGACGGGCTCTTTCTGCGGGGCCTGGCCTCCCATGGAGTGTTGGGTTGCCTCAAGCATTTCCCAGGTCATGGCAGCGCGGGGACGGACAGCCACAAGGGCGTGACCGACGTCACCGCCACCTGGAGCAAGGACGAGCTGACTCCTTATCGAAAGCTGATCGGCAAAGGTGCGGCCAAGGTCATCATGACCGCGCACATCTTCAACGCCCGGCTGGACCCGGTTTATCCGGCGACCCTGTCGCGCAAGGTCATCGGCGGCCTGCTGCGCGGCGAATTGGGGTTCGACGGCGTGGTCATCACCGACGACATGGACATGGGGGCCATCACCGAGATGTACGGCAGGGAAGAGGCGGTTCGCCTGGCCATCGAGGCCGGAGCGGACATCCTGCTATTCGGGAACAACCTCCGCTTCGACCCGGACGTGGTCCGCAAGGCGCACGCCATCATCCGCAGGCTGGTGGACACCGGTGCGATTCCGAGGGAGCGAATCGAGCTTTCCTACTCCCGGATCATGAGCCTGAAGGCGTTTCTGAACTAG